In Candidatus Aminicenantes bacterium, the genomic window CGGGCCTTAAATTCAGACAGCTTGCGCCGCAGGACGACGTTTCTAACGGACAGGATTTGGATGGCCAACAAGGCCGCGTTGGCCGCGCCGGTCTTGCCGGTGCCCATGGTGGCCACGGGGACGCCTTTGGGCATTTGGACGGTCGAGAGCAGCGCGTCCAGCCCGCCCAAGCCGCCGCTCTCGACAGGAACGCCGATGACCGGCCGGGTGGTGTGGGCGGCCACGACGCCGCCTAGATGGGCGGCTTTGCCGGCCACGGCGATGAAGACTTCGGCCCCTTCCGCCTCGCACTTGCGGACCAGATCCACCGTGCGCGCCGGCGAGCGGTGGGCCGACGTCACTTCCAGAAGGAACGGCACGTCGAAAGCCTTCAGTGTGTCGACGGCATCCTTGACGACGTCCAGGTCGGACGGGCTGCCGATGAAGATCACCACATCCATGTCTGTCTCCTTCGGAATCAGGCGGGCTCGGCTTCCCGGCCGATGTCGCGTCGGTAATGGGCCCCCTCAAACTTGATCTCGGCCGCGGCCGCATAGATGCGATCCATGGCGCCCTGCAGCGTCCGCCCGGACGCGCAAACGCCCAGAACGCGCCCACCGCTCGTCCGATAGGTCCCGTTATCATAATGGGTCCCGGCGTGGAAGATCGCGAGGCCCGGGCGCGCCGCGGCTGCTTCCAGCCCGGTGATGACGCGGCCTTTTTCATACGGGCCCGGGTAGCCGCCCGAGGCCATAATGACGCAGCCGGCGGCCTTCTCGGCCCAGCGCACCTCGTTGCCCAGGACGTTTCCGTCGATGGCCGCATTGAGGATGTCGACCAGATCGCTTTCCAGGCGCAGCATCTGGGGCTGGGTCTCGGGATCGCCGAAACGGCAGTTATACTCGAGCACCTTGGGCCCCTCCGCAGTCAGCATCAGCCCGCAGTAGAGGGCACCCTTATAGAGCCGGCCCTCCTCCTTCATCCGGGTGACGGTGGGCAGGACGATGGCGCTCATGACCTCGGCGAACAGCGCCTTGTTCAGGTGGGGCGAAGGGGAGATGGTCCCCATGCCGCCCGTATTGGGGCCCTGCCCGCCGTCGGTGGCCGCCTTGTGGTCCATGGTCGTCACCAAAGGCAGAACCTGGGTTCCGTCCGAGATGACGATGAAGGAAGTCTCCCGGCCGCGCAGGAACTCCTCAATCAGCAGGAGGTCGCCGGCGCTCCCGAACCGGCGCTCGACCATGACGGTCCGCACGGCCGCCTCGGCCTCCTCGGGCGTCTTGGCGATGATGACGCCCTTGCCGGCGGCCAGCCCATCGGCCTTGAGGACAACCGGCCAGCCAAGCTCGCCCGAGCGCAGGACGGCCCGGGCCTTGTCCGCCGTCTCGGCGATCTTGAAGCGGCCGGTTGGGATCTTGTGCCGCTCCATGAACCGCTTGGAAAAGGCCTTGCTGCTCTCGAGCTCCGCGGCCTTGCGCGACGGCCCGAAGACGCGCAGGCCCTTGCGCTCGAATTCGTCGACCAGCCCCAGCGAGAGCGGGACTTCCGGGCCGACGACGGTCAGGCCGATGCCGGCCTGGAGGGCGAAGTCGGCCAGCTTGGCCGAGTCATGGTCGGGGATCGGGACGTTTTCAGCCACCAACCGAGTGCCGCCGTTCCCCGGGGCTACGTACAGCCCGCTCGTCTTGGAGCTCTGGGCAAGCTTCCAGGCCAGGGCGTGCTCACGGCCGCCGGAGCCGACGACCAGGATCTTCATGTCAGACGAGCCTCGACAGGTTCTCGACGAAGCGGGCCGCGAACTCGGGCTCCGGGACGGCCGAGGCGATGATCCGGGCGGCCAGCGGCACGGCTTCGCGGAGCGGCAGGCAGTAGCGCATCTCCAGGAAGCTCTTCCGGAAGTCGGCGACTTCCTCCTTGACCCGGCGATTACGGATGACGCAATCGGCCACATAGCCCGCCAGCCGGTCGAAATCGGGCTCGGCCATGCCGAAGCGGGTCATCTCCTGGACGCCGATCCGGATGCCGGACGAATCCAGGAAGGTCTCATCGTCGGGCAGGGCCTGATAGTTGACGACGATGTTGTTGTCCTCCAGCCGCCGGGCGATCTCCATGCCGGGCCCGAAAGACTTGACGCGAGCCAGGACCTGGTGCGTCTCGGTATAGCCGACGGCCGGGTCGCCCTCGACCGGGATGCCGTGGGCGGCCAGGGATTTGGCGAAGGACTTGGCGTTCTTCCGAACCGCGGGCTGGAACTCCGTCTTGAAGGCGTTCATCTCGTAAGCGGCCATGAGCAGGCCGACCAAAGTGCCCAGGTGATGGTTGGAGGTCGAGCCGGGGAAGGCCCGGGACCGGATGTCGGCCCAAAGCGGGCGCAGGGGGCTGTCCTTGGCGATATTGCCGGCCACGACTCCGCGCTGGGGGCCGAAGAAAGTCTTGTGGGTGCTGCCCGTGACCACATCCGCCCCTTCCGCGAACGGCTCCTGGAAGACGCCGTAGAGGCCGAGGACATGGGCCATGTCGAACATCAGGACGGGCCGGCGCGGCCAGCCGCGGACGATGTCGGCCACGAACCGGACCGGCTCGCGGGTGATGAACATGCTTTTGCCGAAGACGACCAGCTCGGGCTTGTGTGTCTCGAGCAGGGCGGCCAACGCGTCCAGGTCGGCTTCGTAGGGGTTGTCCTTGCGAAC contains:
- the purD gene encoding phosphoribosylamine--glycine ligase, with protein sequence MKILVVGSGGREHALAWKLAQSSKTSGLYVAPGNGGTRLVAENVPIPDHDSAKLADFALQAGIGLTVVGPEVPLSLGLVDEFERKGLRVFGPSRKAAELESSKAFSKRFMERHKIPTGRFKIAETADKARAVLRSGELGWPVVLKADGLAAGKGVIIAKTPEEAEAAVRTVMVERRFGSAGDLLLIEEFLRGRETSFIVISDGTQVLPLVTTMDHKAATDGGQGPNTGGMGTISPSPHLNKALFAEVMSAIVLPTVTRMKEEGRLYKGALYCGLMLTAEGPKVLEYNCRFGDPETQPQMLRLESDLVDILNAAIDGNVLGNEVRWAEKAAGCVIMASGGYPGPYEKGRVITGLEAAAARPGLAIFHAGTHYDNGTYRTSGGRVLGVCASGRTLQGAMDRIYAAAAEIKFEGAHYRRDIGREAEPA
- the purE gene encoding 5-(carboxyamino)imidazole ribonucleotide mutase; protein product: MDVVIFIGSPSDLDVVKDAVDTLKAFDVPFLLEVTSAHRSPARTVDLVRKCEAEGAEVFIAVAGKAAHLGGVVAAHTTRPVIGVPVESGGLGGLDALLSTVQMPKGVPVATMGTGKTGAANAALLAIQILSVRNVVLRRKLSEFKARMEAQVEADSEKVKQAL